A window of Staphylococcus sp. 17KM0847 contains these coding sequences:
- a CDS encoding pseudouridine synthase, with translation MRIDKFLAQMGVGTRTEVKTLLKKGHVTINDTIIKSPKTHIDGEQDRVCVSGKMIHYEPYVYLMLNKPAGVISATEDEQYQTVIDLITTYQHLDLFPVGRLDKDTEGLLLITNDGQFNHRVMSPKKHVPKCYYVEAAKAIRESDIEQFKAGIHLSEGLLKPAQLTIATPENFGYVTIHEGKYHQVKRMFHAIDNEVIYLKRVSIGSLQLDEQLALGDYRKLTSEEIALFDQ, from the coding sequence ATGCGCATTGATAAGTTTTTAGCACAAATGGGTGTCGGCACACGCACTGAAGTTAAAACATTATTGAAGAAAGGTCATGTTACTATAAATGATACAATCATAAAAAGTCCTAAGACGCACATTGATGGTGAACAAGATCGTGTGTGTGTATCGGGTAAAATGATTCACTACGAACCGTATGTATATTTGATGCTCAATAAACCAGCAGGAGTCATTTCTGCAACAGAAGATGAGCAATATCAGACAGTAATTGACTTAATTACAACATATCAGCATTTAGATTTATTTCCTGTTGGACGTTTAGACAAAGATACAGAAGGGTTACTCCTCATTACGAACGATGGGCAGTTTAACCACCGAGTGATGAGTCCAAAGAAACACGTTCCAAAATGTTATTACGTTGAAGCAGCTAAAGCGATACGTGAGTCAGATATCGAACAATTTAAAGCAGGTATTCATTTATCAGAAGGTTTGTTGAAACCTGCACAATTGACTATTGCAACACCAGAAAATTTTGGGTATGTTACAATTCATGAGGGAAAGTATCATCAAGTCAAGAGAATGTTTCATGCAATAGACAATGAAGTCATCTATCTAAAGCGTGTATCAATCGGTAGTTTGCAACTTGATGAACAGCTAGCACTTGGAGATTATCGCAAGTTAACTTCTGAGGAGATTGCATTGTTTGATCAATAA
- the pepV gene encoding dipeptidase PepV, translated as MWREKVKEYENQIIDDLKGLLAIQSVRNDAEATKDAPLGPGPREALDYMYALAKRDGFQTFDTDHLAGRIEVGQGEDLFGILGHVDVVPAGDDWDTPPFEPVVTEDRIIARGTLDDKGPTIAAYYAVKILNDMKVDWKKRIHIIIGTDEESDWKCTDRYFETEEMPTIGIAPDAEFPLIHGEKGITTFDIYQQVDVHDNDEPEIELHHFISGERYNMVPDTATADLLVKENMTNTIQQFDTFLSEHSLEGHHEVDSGILKLTVYGKAVHGMDPSIGVNAGLYLIHFLSTLNLNQKAKDWVAFSERYLFDSHFGEKIGMQYHTEQMGDLTTNIGILKYDRDKGGIFGVNLRYPDGFDFEHAIQQFKVVIHEQGFGLDVGKVQVPHYVNPDEPFVQKLLEAYRNQTGDMSPSYTIGGGTYARNLAKGVAFGAMFDDSEDLMHQKNEYITKKQLFNATSIYLEAIYSICVEG; from the coding sequence ATGTGGAGAGAGAAAGTAAAGGAATATGAAAATCAAATCATTGACGATTTGAAAGGGTTATTAGCCATTCAATCTGTACGCAATGATGCCGAAGCTACGAAAGATGCCCCATTAGGGCCGGGACCGAGAGAAGCCTTGGATTATATGTACGCATTGGCTAAAAGAGATGGATTCCAAACATTTGATACGGATCATTTAGCTGGACGTATTGAGGTAGGTCAAGGTGAAGATTTATTTGGTATCTTAGGTCATGTTGATGTAGTACCTGCTGGAGATGATTGGGACACACCGCCGTTTGAACCAGTCGTAACAGAAGATCGCATTATTGCTCGTGGTACTTTGGATGATAAGGGACCAACAATTGCTGCGTATTATGCTGTGAAAATTTTAAATGATATGAAGGTTGATTGGAAAAAAAGAATTCATATTATTATCGGCACAGATGAAGAATCGGATTGGAAATGTACTGATCGTTACTTTGAAACGGAAGAAATGCCGACAATAGGCATTGCACCTGATGCAGAGTTTCCGCTTATTCACGGTGAGAAAGGAATTACAACTTTTGATATTTATCAGCAAGTAGATGTACATGATAATGATGAGCCTGAAATCGAATTACATCATTTCATATCGGGAGAGCGCTATAATATGGTCCCTGATACTGCAACAGCAGATTTGTTGGTAAAAGAAAATATGACCAATACAATCCAACAATTTGATACATTTTTGTCTGAGCATTCACTTGAAGGACATCATGAAGTAGATAGTGGTATATTAAAACTCACTGTATATGGTAAGGCAGTACATGGTATGGATCCATCAATTGGGGTAAATGCTGGGTTATACTTGATACATTTCTTATCGACATTAAATTTAAACCAAAAAGCCAAAGATTGGGTTGCGTTTAGCGAAAGATATTTGTTTGATTCTCATTTTGGTGAAAAAATAGGTATGCAGTACCATACTGAACAAATGGGGGATTTAACAACAAATATTGGTATTTTAAAGTATGACCGTGATAAAGGCGGAATATTTGGTGTTAATTTACGCTACCCTGACGGTTTTGACTTTGAACATGCAATTCAACAGTTTAAGGTGGTAATTCATGAGCAAGGTTTTGGATTGGATGTAGGCAAAGTCCAAGTACCACATTATGTAAACCCAGATGAACCATTCGTTCAAAAATTATTGGAAGCATATCGCAATCAAACTGGAGATATGTCGCCTTCATATACAATTGGTGGAGGAACATATGCACGTAATCTTGCAAAAGGAGTGGCATTTGGAGCGATGTTTGATGACTCTGAAGATTTGATGCATCAAAAGAATGAATACATTACAAAAAAA
- a CDS encoding polysaccharide biosynthesis protein, giving the protein MSENKELVRGTFLLTLSILITKILGILYIIPFYRIIGGADNLAPFNYAYGPYNIAIAVATAGVPLAASKYVAKYNAMGAYRVSQKLYKSSFIVMSITGVLGFIVLYALSPMIASITIANNTDQNAGWTVDQITNIIRTISFVVIFIPVLATWRGVFQGYKSMGPTAVSEVTEQVARIIFILVGSYLVLNVFHGSMLLANGIATFGAAIGAVVGILTLWWYWIKRRKGIHAMVDSDHTGIDVSYTQMYKEIISYSIPFVIVSLNYPLFMIVDQLTHNNALDVAGVSHHMQDMFFTILNMTTNKIVMIPTSLAAGFAISLIPFITKTYEEGNYKEMHKQIQTALGVLMFITVPASMGIMALAVPLYTVFYEFSLDGSRLLFIYAPVAILISLLSVIASMLQGIDKQKLTVFVILGAVIIKLVLNHPLIVIFHTAGAILSTAIALLFAIACSLFILKKYAGFKLTDTMIDVGQILIYGFIMMIGVEGVYFLLHLFISPVSQVGALIITVIGAIVGVVIYGVITMKTRLADKFLGGIPNKIRGRFGFL; this is encoded by the coding sequence ATGAGTGAAAATAAGGAATTGGTACGGGGGACGTTTTTATTAACTTTAAGTATCTTAATCACTAAAATTTTAGGGATTTTATACATTATTCCGTTTTATCGCATTATTGGTGGGGCAGACAATCTTGCACCATTCAACTACGCATATGGCCCTTATAATATTGCCATTGCAGTTGCAACGGCAGGGGTCCCATTAGCAGCTTCAAAATATGTTGCAAAGTACAATGCAATGGGAGCATATCGTGTTAGTCAAAAGTTGTATAAATCTAGTTTTATTGTAATGAGTATTACAGGGGTATTAGGTTTCATTGTACTCTATGCACTATCACCAATGATTGCATCGATTACAATAGCCAATAATACAGATCAAAATGCGGGGTGGACGGTAGATCAAATTACTAATATTATCCGTACGATTAGTTTTGTTGTGATCTTTATTCCCGTATTGGCAACATGGCGTGGCGTGTTCCAAGGTTACAAATCGATGGGACCTACAGCTGTGTCAGAAGTAACTGAACAGGTTGCAAGAATTATTTTTATTTTAGTCGGGAGTTATCTCGTTTTAAATGTATTTCATGGTTCTATGCTGCTTGCGAATGGTATTGCAACATTCGGTGCAGCGATTGGAGCAGTGGTAGGTATTTTGACTTTATGGTGGTATTGGATAAAACGTCGTAAAGGTATTCATGCCATGGTAGACTCAGACCATACAGGTATCGATGTGTCGTATACACAAATGTATAAGGAAATTATTTCATATAGTATACCTTTTGTTATTGTCAGTTTAAATTACCCATTATTTATGATTGTTGATCAACTGACACATAATAACGCGCTAGATGTAGCAGGCGTATCACATCATATGCAAGATATGTTTTTTACAATTTTGAACATGACGACGAATAAAATTGTGATGATTCCAACATCACTAGCAGCAGGCTTTGCGATTAGTTTAATTCCGTTCATTACGAAAACCTATGAAGAGGGTAATTATAAAGAGATGCATAAGCAGATTCAAACTGCATTAGGTGTATTAATGTTTATTACAGTTCCAGCAAGTATGGGGATTATGGCACTTGCTGTACCGTTGTACACCGTTTTTTATGAATTTAGTCTTGATGGCAGTCGCTTACTCTTTATTTACGCACCAGTCGCAATATTGATTTCATTATTAAGTGTTATTGCTTCAATGCTGCAAGGAATTGATAAGCAAAAATTAACAGTATTTGTAATTTTAGGTGCTGTTATTATTAAGCTCGTGTTAAACCATCCATTGATTGTTATATTCCATACAGCTGGTGCTATTTTAAGTACAGCTATTGCACTTTTATTTGCAATTGCGTGTAGCTTATTTATTCTGAAAAAATATGCCGGCTTTAAGTTAACGGATACGATGATTGATGTGGGTCAGATTTTAATTTATGGTTTTATTATGATGATTGGTGTAGAAGGCGTATACTTTTTATTACATCTCTTTATTTCACCAGTAAGCCAAGTAGGTGCATTGATTATTACGGTAATAGGTGCGATAGTGGGTGTTGTAATATATGGTGTGATTACAATGAAAACACGTCTTGCAGATAAATTTTTAGGAGGTATTCCTAATAAAATACGTGGAAGGTTTGGTTTTCTTTAA
- a CDS encoding NAD(P)/FAD-dependent oxidoreductase, translating into MYQTIIVGGGPSGIMAAISASQNNQRVLLIEKKKGLGRKLKISGGGRCNVTNNLPHDEVIRHIPGNGKFLYSPFTLFDNQAIIKFFESRGLQLKEEDHGRMFPITDQSQDVLNVLIDEMNKHHVEILEESPVVNITKKEQLYEVTLSDHRVFNAATVIIATGGTSVPHTGSTGDGYHFARALGHTITELFPTEVPIRSHAPFIREQTLKGLSLKNVALSVLKKNGKKRVTHQMDMIFTHFGISGPAALRCSQFVYKEQKQQKRQDIFMQLDAFPDINEEQLKQKITQLLKTQPDKIIKNALKGLIETRYLHFILEQAHIDPETTFHHISTQQIIDLTHQFKTFTFSVNGTLPLDKAFVTGGGISIKEIVPTTMESKLSEGLFLCGEVLDIHGYTGGYNITSAFVTGYVAGHYAGTYISEQRFK; encoded by the coding sequence ATGTATCAAACTATCATCGTCGGTGGCGGACCGAGTGGTATTATGGCTGCTATATCTGCCAGTCAAAACAATCAACGTGTACTACTCATAGAAAAGAAAAAAGGGCTTGGACGGAAACTAAAAATATCTGGAGGTGGACGATGTAATGTCACAAATAACCTCCCCCATGATGAAGTAATTCGTCACATCCCAGGCAACGGGAAGTTTTTATACAGCCCATTTACATTATTCGATAACCAAGCAATCATTAAGTTCTTTGAAAGTCGTGGTCTTCAGCTTAAAGAGGAAGATCACGGCCGTATGTTTCCAATAACAGATCAATCACAAGATGTCTTAAATGTTCTTATTGATGAGATGAATAAACATCATGTTGAAATTCTTGAAGAAAGCCCCGTTGTAAATATCACAAAAAAAGAACAACTCTATGAAGTTACACTAAGTGATCATCGCGTATTTAATGCAGCTACCGTTATTATTGCAACAGGGGGTACAAGTGTTCCACACACAGGTTCAACAGGTGATGGATATCATTTTGCACGTGCATTGGGGCATACCATTACAGAACTTTTTCCAACCGAAGTTCCAATTCGTTCTCACGCACCCTTTATCCGTGAACAAACATTAAAAGGATTAAGTTTAAAAAATGTCGCTTTGTCAGTTCTCAAAAAAAATGGTAAAAAAAGAGTGACACATCAAATGGATATGATTTTCACACATTTCGGTATTAGTGGACCTGCTGCTTTACGTTGTAGTCAATTTGTTTATAAAGAACAAAAACAGCAGAAACGCCAAGATATTTTTATGCAACTTGATGCTTTTCCTGATATAAATGAAGAACAGCTCAAACAAAAAATAACGCAATTATTAAAAACACAACCTGATAAAATCATTAAAAATGCACTCAAAGGCTTAATCGAAACACGTTACCTACACTTCATATTAGAACAAGCACATATTGATCCAGAGACAACCTTTCATCATATCAGTACGCAACAAATTATAGATCTCACTCATCAATTCAAAACTTTTACATTTTCAGTAAATGGAACGCTCCCCCTAGATAAAGCATTTGTTACAGGAGGCGGCATATCTATTAAAGAAATCGTACCGACAACGATGGAATCAAAGTTAAGTGAAGGTCTTTTCTTATGTGGTGAAGTGCTAGATATTCATGGTTACACAGGAGGCTATAACATCACGAGCGCTTTCGTTACAGGTTATGTCGCTGGACATTATGCTGGAACCTATATTTCCGAACAAAGATTTAAATAA
- a CDS encoding YtxH domain-containing protein — translation MAKSSKLLRAVIGIGGAAAAVALSNKERRDKLKKVYNDYKDNPEEYKRFAQDKASQLGSVATDEINKVKENPKGYVENVKQNPKAFLNEKKEQLLQKDNVSAEHTKESDFVAEGGGDVTQNLNDETINLLKQQQK, via the coding sequence ATGGCAAAGTCTAGTAAATTACTAAGAGCTGTTATCGGTATCGGTGGTGCAGCAGCAGCGGTAGCATTATCTAACAAAGAAAGACGTGACAAGTTAAAAAAGGTATATAATGACTACAAAGACAATCCAGAAGAATACAAACGATTTGCTCAAGATAAAGCGTCACAGCTGGGTTCAGTAGCCACGGATGAAATCAACAAAGTAAAAGAAAATCCCAAGGGCTATGTTGAGAATGTAAAGCAAAATCCTAAAGCATTCTTAAATGAAAAAAAAGAACAGCTGTTACAGAAAGATAATGTATCTGCTGAACATACAAAAGAGTCAGATTTTGTTGCTGAAGGTGGAGGAGATGTGACTCAAAATTTAAATGATGAAACCATCAATCTATTAAAGCAACAGCAAAAGTAG